The Solibacillus sp. FSL R7-0682 genome includes a window with the following:
- a CDS encoding bifunctional diguanylate cyclase/phosphodiesterase → MQEVIDSNVLESMDFTYEQLVDLKAALDKTSIVAVTDRTGKILKVNDQFCEISKYSKEELIGQDHRILNSGFHPKSFFKEMWRTIGSGETWQGEVCNRAKDGSLYWVKTTIVPFLDDTHKPQQYISIRTDITAQKNIKKIAHIAYHDDLTGLPNRRSLTRRIESEIENCRRSQKEFALFFFDVNRFKNINDSLGHKIGDLFLKELANRLKQIDIQTNSFYRLNGDEFVYVLEDVKLIYEMADKILEVFKESFIFEKYEFYASVSLGVSIYPEHGESITKLLKTADIAMYVAKAKKGNSFSIYKKKMRGTNDRFLLLETKLHKALRENTLDLHFQPKYKLQTGELAGVEAFIRWTDEELGQMKPEQFIPFASQCGLIQDIDQWVIINAAKRMVALQAIVPADFKMAVNVSVDSIKEADFIASLTAILTSTKLNPKQLEIEISELSMLDTDSQLIEKLHQIHALDITISIDDFGMGYSSLNYLREIPISSLKIDNAFTQHLNLVPANAKMIAAIVSLANALNLQVVAEKVENGEDLAILKELKCAYVQGVYLNEPLTFEALVSYLKSI, encoded by the coding sequence ATGCAGGAGGTAATCGATTCAAACGTCCTTGAATCAATGGATTTTACATATGAACAATTAGTTGATTTAAAGGCTGCTCTTGATAAAACTTCAATTGTTGCTGTAACCGATCGAACTGGGAAGATTTTAAAAGTGAATGACCAATTTTGTGAGATTTCTAAGTATTCGAAGGAAGAATTAATTGGACAAGATCATCGAATTTTAAATTCCGGGTTCCATCCGAAATCCTTTTTCAAAGAAATGTGGCGTACTATCGGTAGTGGGGAAACATGGCAAGGAGAAGTTTGTAACCGCGCAAAAGATGGTTCCTTATATTGGGTGAAAACAACAATCGTTCCTTTTTTAGATGATACTCATAAGCCTCAACAGTATATTTCAATACGAACAGATATCACGGCACAAAAGAATATTAAAAAAATTGCCCATATCGCTTACCATGATGATTTAACGGGGCTTCCTAATCGTCGTAGCTTAACAAGACGCATTGAAAGTGAAATAGAAAATTGTCGTCGTAGTCAAAAAGAGTTTGCGCTTTTTTTCTTTGATGTTAATCGTTTTAAAAATATAAATGATAGTTTAGGTCATAAAATTGGCGACTTATTTTTAAAGGAATTAGCCAATCGCTTAAAACAAATTGATATTCAGACGAATTCTTTTTACCGCCTTAATGGGGATGAGTTTGTCTATGTATTAGAGGATGTAAAGCTCATTTATGAAATGGCCGACAAAATATTAGAAGTGTTTAAAGAAAGCTTTATTTTTGAAAAGTATGAGTTTTATGCAAGTGTTAGCCTAGGCGTTAGTATTTACCCAGAACATGGTGAAAGCATTACGAAGCTACTAAAAACAGCTGACATAGCTATGTACGTTGCAAAAGCGAAAAAAGGCAATAGTTTTAGTATTTATAAGAAAAAAATGCGCGGAACCAATGATCGATTTTTACTTCTTGAAACTAAATTACATAAAGCATTAAGAGAAAACACATTAGACCTACATTTCCAGCCAAAGTATAAATTACAAACAGGGGAGCTTGCGGGTGTAGAAGCTTTCATTCGCTGGACCGATGAAGAGCTTGGTCAAATGAAGCCAGAGCAATTTATTCCATTTGCGTCACAATGTGGTCTTATTCAGGACATTGATCAATGGGTCATTATAAATGCAGCCAAAAGAATGGTCGCTTTACAAGCAATCGTTCCCGCAGATTTTAAAATGGCTGTGAATGTTTCTGTAGATTCTATTAAGGAAGCAGATTTTATTGCAAGTTTAACAGCAATTCTTACTTCAACAAAATTAAATCCAAAACAACTGGAAATTGAGATTTCTGAGTTAAGTATGCTAGATACAGATAGTCAATTAATCGAAAAACTTCACCAAATCCATGCATTAGATATTACAATTTCCATTGATGACTTTGGGATGGGGTATTCTTCGTTAAATTATTTACGTGAGATTCCAATCTCGTCATTAAAGATCGATAATGCATTTACGCAGCATTTAAATTTAGTACCTGCGAACGCAAAAATGATTGCTGCAATCGTGTCATTAGCGAATGCCCTTAATCTGCAGGTTGTTGCTGAAAAGGTAGAAAACGGAGAAGATTTAGCCATTTTAAAAGAGTTGAAATGTGCGTATGTTCAAGGAGTTTACTTAAATGAACCATTGACTTTTGAAGCGCTTGTAAGTTACTTAAAATCAATATAA
- a CDS encoding nucleoside-diphosphate sugar epimerase: MLKIKNIDFLKVVYDDSLSHNIFSIANITFSNYAPVYGALLYWQKNETDEPFTEEGDYKFYYDMAQSQYFAAVKFPKECKLTRDQRQELAYILLEERGAIGTYSFVTTKPKKIFHIKQSLQQIAIPENFNVQHFNTFSCFTQFEAPSEVFTNEDHHYDRAFLKEYKEWCTAAVKEHPTKLEHYFDYLPFGYVCYSNPLLSEQFLIDHLQEVDFYALQYNKSVLARLSTSFKRYMIHQLQFTKKPIHSDFSDQLEDFIESDAFYSSFYITYLPESDEQIEMDLHFFEYDRGLNKWPGSEHLVKGIPSLTSQKYDRYGDKRPTNAEMDKKFATYNKDQQQLFAANAELHWINRYRNELDWSIVCQYNEMLTESFLSAHLKYIDFTALGLNTFIELDTSFLAKHFNRFDHQKPVPLIICHLTEQFYLTHKDQMKVDIDLLYKYMDCIDEKDFDRIESYLID; this comes from the coding sequence ATGTTAAAAATTAAAAATATTGATTTTCTAAAAGTCGTTTATGATGATTCACTTTCACATAATATTTTTTCAATCGCGAACATAACGTTTTCTAACTATGCGCCTGTTTACGGTGCCCTTCTCTATTGGCAAAAAAACGAAACTGATGAACCATTTACAGAGGAAGGCGACTATAAATTTTATTATGATATGGCACAATCTCAGTATTTTGCTGCGGTAAAGTTCCCTAAAGAATGTAAACTTACACGAGATCAGCGCCAGGAGCTTGCCTATATTTTATTAGAAGAACGCGGTGCAATTGGTACTTATAGCTTTGTTACTACAAAGCCTAAAAAAATATTTCATATAAAACAATCCTTACAGCAAATCGCCATCCCTGAAAACTTTAATGTACAGCATTTCAATACGTTTTCATGCTTTACTCAATTTGAAGCGCCAAGTGAAGTTTTTACTAACGAAGACCACCACTATGACCGCGCCTTTTTAAAGGAATATAAGGAATGGTGTACAGCAGCTGTAAAGGAACATCCGACTAAACTTGAGCACTATTTCGATTATCTTCCATTTGGATATGTATGCTATAGCAATCCATTACTATCAGAGCAATTTTTAATCGATCATTTACAGGAAGTTGACTTTTATGCGCTACAATACAATAAAAGCGTACTAGCACGCCTGTCAACGTCTTTTAAACGCTATATGATTCATCAGCTACAGTTTACAAAAAAACCGATTCACAGCGACTTTAGCGATCAATTAGAAGACTTTATAGAAAGTGATGCATTTTATAGTTCCTTTTATATTACCTATTTGCCAGAAAGTGACGAACAGATCGAAATGGATCTTCATTTTTTTGAATATGACCGTGGATTAAATAAATGGCCAGGTAGTGAACATTTAGTTAAAGGTATTCCTTCATTAACGAGTCAAAAATACGATAGGTATGGCGATAAGCGACCTACAAACGCGGAAATGGATAAGAAATTCGCCACGTATAATAAGGACCAGCAACAATTATTTGCTGCCAATGCTGAATTACATTGGATAAATCGTTATCGCAATGAATTAGATTGGTCTATTGTTTGTCAATATAATGAAATGCTTACTGAATCCTTTTTATCCGCGCATTTGAAGTATATTGACTTCACTGCACTTGGCTTAAATACATTTATTGAATTAGATACTTCTTTTTTAGCGAAGCATTTTAATCGATTCGATCATCAAAAGCCAGTACCTCTTATTATTTGTCATTTAACAGAGCAATTTTATTTAACACATAAAGATCAAATGAAAGTTGATATCGATTTGTTATATAAATATATGGATTGCATAGACGAAAAAGATTTCGACCGTATAGAAAGCTATTTAATTGATTAA
- a CDS encoding solute symporter family protein — MNLVSAGFFLGIVGLTLIVTYIAAKRTSSASDFYTAGGGLKGWQNGFAIAGDYLSAAAFLGVSGAIALTGFDGFFFSVGYVVANLVLLYIIAEPMRNLGRFTLADMLTARFNEKRIRGVAATGTIIIVILYMIAQLVGAGALIKLLFGIEYWVAVLIVGVMMTTYVLFGGMTATSWVQIIKAGLLLFGTSLLAILVFAKFDFNLVKMFDTISTNYGDEYLVPGMKYSSTIDSVSMMLALVLGTSGLPHILMRFFTVKDAKTARSSISWTTWITAIFFSLTIFLGFGAMHFVGFEAIIGENAAGNTAAPLLAEFLGGNILLSFICAVAFATILAVVSGLVLTGASAISHDIYGEIINGGQLTEKQQVLAARIGSISIAIVSIVLALFAQSLNVSFLVSFAFCIGASANLPVILYTIYWKKFNANGAVAAMVTGLVSCLVLGAMGPNIWSPTGNAIFVGEPLVNLAVPAIITIPLSFFAGFIASILTANKVEQDEAERIYKEIRVKAHTGVSVQDVSH, encoded by the coding sequence ATGAATTTAGTATCTGCAGGCTTCTTTTTAGGGATTGTTGGATTAACATTAATCGTTACATATATCGCAGCGAAAAGAACTTCTTCCGCAAGTGATTTCTATACAGCTGGAGGTGGCTTAAAAGGCTGGCAAAATGGTTTTGCGATTGCTGGGGACTACTTATCAGCTGCTGCCTTTTTAGGGGTATCGGGAGCAATTGCTTTAACAGGCTTTGACGGCTTCTTCTTCTCTGTTGGCTATGTTGTAGCAAATTTAGTTCTACTTTATATTATTGCTGAACCGATGCGAAATTTAGGACGCTTTACATTAGCTGATATGTTAACTGCCCGTTTCAATGAAAAGCGCATTCGTGGGGTTGCTGCTACGGGAACGATCATTATTGTCATTTTATATATGATCGCGCAGCTTGTAGGTGCGGGAGCATTAATTAAGCTTTTATTCGGTATTGAATATTGGGTGGCAGTGTTAATTGTAGGTGTCATGATGACAACATACGTTTTGTTTGGTGGAATGACAGCAACGAGTTGGGTGCAAATAATTAAAGCAGGCTTATTATTATTTGGTACTTCTCTATTAGCGATATTAGTTTTTGCGAAGTTTGATTTTAACTTAGTGAAAATGTTTGACACTATTAGTACGAACTATGGAGACGAATATTTAGTACCTGGAATGAAATACTCATCGACAATTGATTCGGTATCAATGATGTTGGCATTAGTTTTAGGGACATCTGGGTTGCCACATATTTTGATGCGCTTCTTTACTGTTAAAGATGCAAAAACAGCGCGTTCATCTATTTCTTGGACAACTTGGATCACAGCAATCTTTTTCTCGTTAACTATTTTCTTAGGATTTGGTGCCATGCACTTCGTAGGATTTGAAGCAATTATAGGAGAAAATGCTGCTGGGAATACAGCTGCCCCACTTCTTGCAGAATTTTTAGGTGGTAACATTTTATTATCATTTATTTGTGCTGTAGCATTTGCCACTATTTTAGCGGTAGTATCAGGATTAGTATTAACGGGTGCTTCTGCTATTTCGCATGATATTTATGGAGAAATTATTAATGGCGGTCAATTAACAGAAAAGCAACAAGTATTAGCCGCGCGTATAGGATCGATTTCAATTGCAATTGTTTCCATTGTATTAGCGCTATTTGCACAAAGCTTAAACGTTTCGTTTTTAGTATCATTTGCTTTCTGTATTGGTGCGTCAGCAAACTTACCAGTAATTCTTTACACAATTTACTGGAAAAAATTCAATGCCAATGGTGCCGTTGCAGCGATGGTAACTGGCTTAGTGTCATGTTTAGTATTAGGCGCAATGGGGCCGAATATTTGGAGCCCGACTGGTAATGCAATTTTTGTTGGGGAACCATTAGTGAATTTAGCAGTGCCAGCAATTATCACAATACCACTGAGCTTCTTTGCAGGCTTTATAGCTTCCATTTTAACGGCTAATAAGGTCGAGCAAGATGAAGCGGAACGTATTTATAAAGAAATTCGTGTTAAAGCACATACAGGAGTTTCAGTGCAAGACGTTTCTCATTAA
- a CDS encoding methyl-accepting chemotaxis protein, whose product MNKSTIMLLNTAFVVLLSLFIHLLHRQFHFLDSYLHIQGITNVAGSMNVLLNIFTILPIVLMAATFWLYKKKHPSQQLFMTITLTFGSISIIAGGNGLTEYHFSIFMVLAMIANFQKVRYIIISTVIFAVHHLSGYFFFPQLICGTEDYSFSLLMIHAIFLIMTAFSTSILIVHNQKTEMNLANETALAERQLQQLFSEINEESVNLTALSAQIATESSASAKSSLDITNALFTFEENAKNEAQSLQQSILENEESITQLSIIHEKTENVTDQAKRSLLQAAEGKETIRVVSSQMGIITETITSIKHLIELLHSQSQDISNSLTVVHKISEQTKLLALNASIEAARAGEAGKGFSVVASEIRKLATDTQQSVSKMDVVLEGIQQQVTTVAYKMQDGMEEIHKGNTIIEKSELAFESIFETISTLEHNINQISHATHDIVRKTDRSVSLFSDIATMNQHSVTSVGVITASAKQQHQATKSLEQVVIELNNVTNNMKKLTDLINS is encoded by the coding sequence AATATTTTTACAATCCTTCCTATTGTATTAATGGCTGCGACATTTTGGCTATACAAAAAGAAGCATCCGTCACAACAACTTTTCATGACGATTACGTTAACCTTTGGAAGCATTTCAATTATTGCAGGTGGAAATGGTTTAACAGAATATCACTTTTCAATATTTATGGTCCTTGCGATGATAGCGAACTTTCAAAAAGTCCGATACATAATTATTAGTACAGTAATATTTGCTGTCCACCACTTATCAGGCTACTTTTTCTTTCCACAGCTCATTTGCGGTACAGAGGACTACAGCTTTTCATTATTAATGATTCACGCAATATTCCTTATTATGACGGCATTTTCAACAAGTATTTTAATTGTGCATAATCAAAAAACAGAAATGAATTTAGCGAACGAAACCGCACTTGCAGAACGTCAGTTACAACAACTATTTAGTGAAATTAATGAGGAAAGTGTTAATTTAACCGCGTTATCGGCCCAAATTGCAACGGAATCGTCTGCATCGGCTAAGTCAAGTCTGGACATTACAAATGCTTTATTTACGTTTGAAGAAAATGCAAAAAATGAAGCCCAATCATTACAACAAAGTATCCTTGAAAACGAAGAAAGTATTACGCAGTTGTCAATCATTCACGAAAAAACGGAAAATGTTACGGATCAGGCAAAACGAAGCTTACTTCAAGCAGCAGAAGGCAAAGAAACAATTCGTGTCGTTTCGAGTCAAATGGGTATTATTACAGAAACAATAACTTCAATTAAACACCTGATTGAACTGCTTCATTCGCAGTCGCAAGACATCTCTAACTCATTAACGGTCGTTCATAAAATTTCGGAGCAAACGAAGCTGTTAGCATTAAATGCATCGATTGAAGCCGCACGTGCAGGAGAAGCTGGAAAAGGGTTTTCCGTAGTAGCGAGTGAAATAAGAAAGTTAGCGACAGATACGCAGCAATCCGTCTCTAAAATGGATGTGGTGTTAGAAGGTATTCAGCAGCAAGTTACTACAGTCGCATATAAAATGCAAGACGGGATGGAAGAAATTCATAAGGGAAATACAATCATAGAAAAAAGTGAACTGGCGTTTGAATCTATTTTTGAAACAATTTCTACATTAGAACACAACATTAATCAAATATCACATGCCACGCATGATATTGTTCGAAAAACAGATCGTTCTGTTTCCTTATTTAGTGACATTGCCACAATGAACCAACATTCTGTAACTAGTGTAGGGGTAATAACTGCATCAGCAAAGCAACAACATCAAGCTACTAAAAGTTTAGAGCAAGTCGTTATCGAATTAAATAACGTAACGAACAATATGAAAAAATTAACGGATCTAATAAATTCATAA
- a CDS encoding rRNA methyltransferase: protein MWKLNNGKLIQTTDNSRVRYKTRISAALIEQLKELAAQHDTHIGYLLENGYNNLLQQGTITYNKKSRPNDRSEFRTTCDEELLQAIRDFAKQHELNLNDVIEASTAFINPAEVKHANWRYRVEI, encoded by the coding sequence ATGTGGAAGTTGAATAACGGAAAGCTTATCCAAACTACGGATAATTCACGTGTTCGCTATAAAACTCGAATTAGCGCGGCTTTAATTGAACAGTTAAAAGAATTAGCAGCTCAGCATGATACACATATTGGGTATTTGCTAGAAAACGGCTATAACAATTTGCTGCAACAAGGAACGATTACATATAACAAGAAAAGTCGCCCAAATGATCGTAGCGAGTTTAGAACAACTTGTGATGAAGAGCTTTTACAAGCAATAAGAGACTTTGCCAAGCAACATGAGTTAAATTTAAATGATGTAATCGAAGCAAGTACGGCATTCATAAATCCCGCTGAAGTAAAGCATGCGAACTGGAGATATCGCGTGGAAATATAG
- a CDS encoding GrpB family protein codes for MEKPVVKLSNYDPRWEKQFEYEKKRILDALGDKVFAIEYIGSTSIKGLQAKPIIDIIVAVQNIDEISNFIHPLSKIEFEYIPKPEFKDRRFFRKGQWGNGTCHLHMCEISSSEWIDKVLFRDYLRLHPEVAEQYASLKKELSSKYLFDRPTYTKNKEPFIKSIIEKARMELHSK; via the coding sequence ATGGAGAAACCAGTAGTTAAACTTAGTAATTATGATCCACGTTGGGAAAAACAATTTGAATATGAGAAAAAAAGAATTCTTGATGCATTAGGTGATAAGGTTTTTGCAATCGAATATATAGGAAGCACATCTATAAAAGGATTACAAGCGAAACCAATAATAGATATTATTGTAGCTGTACAAAATATAGATGAAATATCGAACTTTATTCATCCTTTAAGTAAAATAGAATTTGAATATATTCCTAAACCTGAGTTTAAAGATAGAAGGTTCTTTAGAAAGGGACAATGGGGAAATGGCACCTGTCATTTACATATGTGTGAAATTAGTAGCAGTGAATGGATTGATAAAGTATTATTTCGTGATTATCTTCGGTTACATCCTGAAGTTGCCGAACAATATGCCTCATTAAAAAAAGAGCTTTCTTCTAAATATTTGTTCGATAGACCGACGTATACAAAGAATAAAGAGCCGTTTATAAAATCAATTATTGAAAAAGCTAGAATGGAATTACATAGTAAATAA
- a CDS encoding DUF485 domain-containing protein, translated as MSKSGENYSTNSDSINYDVIDRMESFNRFVQKKNRFLFGMTITFLTFYILLPILAFTPVLQQKAIGSITWVWVYALALFIMTIVLCTVYIKMATKFDEAANAVLIEYEKAGA; from the coding sequence TTGAGCAAATCAGGGGAGAATTACTCAACAAATAGCGATTCAATCAACTATGATGTGATTGATCGCATGGAATCATTTAATCGATTTGTACAAAAGAAAAATCGATTTTTATTCGGTATGACTATAACATTTTTGACATTTTACATCCTTTTACCGATTTTAGCATTCACACCTGTTTTACAACAGAAAGCAATCGGTAGTATTACTTGGGTTTGGGTTTATGCACTTGCCCTATTCATAATGACAATTGTACTTTGTACAGTTTACATTAAAATGGCAACAAAATTTGATGAAGCTGCCAATGCGGTTTTAATTGAATATGAAAAGGCTGGTGCATAA
- a CDS encoding transglutaminase domain-containing protein, with product MKRYFISYEEFKARGGSIKSSTITYDELQAVLTMHMERLDKQFTLHINGHTPKPVHELIEEAFELCHLHKPFYTQHCANRSYRYRSTSKNRVKVEFTLSYRMNGDQEQWMLTEIEHTLKTITKPSMTTLQKVVAVHDYIVRTYAYEMQTKGSPFAVHTFMQEKRGVCMAYALLFEKMMEMLAIPCYYVIGKADGEGDAGHAWNLVNIDGEWFHIDVTWDDIGHVYENHVIRYRYFLCTDEQMAINHQWDLDLYPPCTSKRFNVFHALYDACIVEDTLIYPHPKTALLTELQLNKLQTKRLLNIRVQSCTYANDRIYFSNYSHLGYLYTFNLRTNELKHVRAESVHHINTMSDQLIVTYKNQTTETFALEKSHSANVKENAFIVENTIQHTSALMMSFGESWLATFEATDPTFVAFKSAEGIEFILAEPVKQLTISLEMEKGIQLQVTSNRKPLTFKQPAQLKIPMHLVQHLLGSLQKKLSNKLSMVDDNVYITIQRSITL from the coding sequence ATGAAACGCTATTTTATAAGTTATGAAGAATTTAAAGCACGTGGAGGTTCCATTAAATCATCCACCATTACATATGACGAGTTACAAGCGGTACTAACAATGCATATGGAGCGTTTAGATAAGCAATTTACATTGCATATTAATGGTCATACACCTAAGCCTGTGCATGAGCTTATTGAAGAGGCATTCGAATTATGTCATTTGCATAAGCCGTTTTATACACAGCATTGTGCCAATCGTAGTTATCGTTACCGTAGTACATCCAAAAATCGTGTAAAGGTTGAGTTTACACTTAGTTATCGGATGAATGGTGATCAAGAACAGTGGATGCTTACAGAAATTGAACATACGTTAAAGACAATTACGAAGCCTTCTATGACAACTTTGCAAAAGGTTGTAGCTGTGCATGATTATATCGTCCGAACGTATGCTTATGAAATGCAGACGAAAGGCTCACCATTTGCTGTACATACATTTATGCAGGAAAAGCGCGGTGTTTGTATGGCTTATGCGCTCTTGTTTGAAAAAATGATGGAGATGCTAGCAATCCCTTGTTATTACGTGATAGGGAAGGCAGATGGGGAAGGTGATGCGGGCCATGCTTGGAATCTCGTCAATATTGACGGCGAGTGGTTTCATATTGATGTGACGTGGGATGATATTGGCCATGTCTATGAAAATCATGTGATTCGCTATCGGTATTTTTTATGTACAGATGAGCAAATGGCAATAAATCATCAATGGGATCTTGATTTATATCCACCTTGTACGAGCAAACGTTTTAATGTATTTCACGCACTTTATGATGCTTGTATCGTAGAGGATACACTTATTTATCCGCATCCGAAAACTGCGCTATTAACCGAGCTTCAGCTTAATAAGCTGCAGACAAAACGTTTACTTAATATTCGGGTTCAATCTTGCACCTATGCAAATGATCGTATTTATTTTAGTAACTATTCTCATCTTGGATATTTGTACACATTTAATCTTCGTACGAATGAGCTTAAACATGTTCGAGCGGAGTCTGTTCATCACATAAACACGATGTCTGACCAATTGATTGTGACCTATAAAAATCAAACAACTGAAACATTCGCTCTTGAAAAGTCACACTCTGCAAATGTAAAAGAAAATGCTTTCATCGTAGAAAATACTATTCAGCATACTTCCGCCTTGATGATGTCGTTTGGGGAAAGCTGGCTTGCAACATTTGAAGCTACGGATCCAACTTTTGTTGCATTTAAAAGCGCGGAAGGAATTGAATTCATATTAGCAGAGCCAGTTAAACAATTGACAATTTCGCTTGAAATGGAGAAAGGGATTCAACTCCAGGTGACATCCAATCGGAAACCACTAACGTTTAAACAGCCTGCACAACTAAAAATTCCGATGCATTTAGTACAACATCTACTCGGATCACTCCAAAAAAAGCTTTCAAATAAGCTTTCAATGGTAGATGATAATGTATATATTACCATCCAACGCAGCATAACTTTATAA
- a CDS encoding NUDIX domain-containing protein — protein sequence MITNVIGKVTCFITRKIDDKLQLLLIQHPNAGIQIPAGTVELDEDFKHAAIREAIEETGIEEYHSCTLIGSQEQLFDGKYIL from the coding sequence ATGATTACCAATGTAATAGGAAAAGTTACTTGCTTTATAACACGTAAAATTGATGATAAACTACAGCTTTTACTAATACAACATCCTAATGCCGGAATCCAAATTCCAGCAGGCACAGTAGAACTCGACGAGGACTTTAAGCATGCTGCTATTAGAGAAGCAATTGAAGAAACAGGTATTGAAGAATATCATTCCTGTACACTCATTGGTAGTCAAGAACAGCTTTTTGACGGGAAATATATTCTCTAA
- a CDS encoding GNAT family N-acetyltransferase, protein MRLESERIFLRPLCELDATIILESTMDQEIRYMTGTKSIFSLDQIIKHIEHINNDESRYDFAICLKESDEMIGELSILDIDEDNKKAGFRISMAAISLTGKGDGTEAIKIVLQFVFEQLQLNRLQLEVFSHNTRGIRAYEKIGFVKEGVLRQSLYIDNTYSDEIIMAILKSDYK, encoded by the coding sequence ATGAGATTAGAAAGCGAGAGAATTTTTTTAAGGCCACTTTGTGAATTAGATGCGACGATTATTTTAGAAAGTACAATGGATCAAGAAATCCGTTATATGACAGGGACGAAGAGCATTTTTTCATTGGATCAAATAATAAAACATATCGAACATATTAATAATGACGAAAGCCGCTATGATTTTGCTATTTGTTTAAAGGAAAGTGACGAAATGATTGGAGAATTATCAATTTTGGATATTGATGAGGACAACAAAAAAGCAGGATTTCGAATATCGATGGCGGCCATTTCATTAACAGGAAAAGGAGATGGAACGGAAGCAATCAAAATTGTTTTACAGTTTGTTTTTGAACAGCTTCAATTAAATCGTTTGCAGTTAGAGGTATTCAGTCATAACACTCGTGGGATTAGAGCATATGAGAAAATTGGATTTGTTAAAGAAGGCGTTTTACGTCAATCTTTATACATTGATAATACATATTCAGACGAAATTATTATGGCCATCCTTAAAAGTGATTACAAATAA
- a CDS encoding GNAT family N-acetyltransferase, with product MLKLTTERLRFERYTKEDVQFVLELVTDPDVMKFIGNGQVKDIVYAEHLIDRMLEQYKNFGDYGLHKLIHRESGEVIGHAGLVAQIFDDTFEMELGYWIKPSCWHQGYGFEAAHALKTYADEEMYLARYVSAIQVGNEGSKRIALKNGMHLEKVISMEGKLVEIYVKENDYEIDDNV from the coding sequence ATGCTAAAACTTACTACGGAGCGTTTGCGTTTTGAACGTTATACAAAAGAAGATGTACAATTTGTACTTGAACTTGTTACAGACCCTGATGTCATGAAATTTATCGGAAATGGACAAGTGAAAGACATTGTTTATGCGGAGCACTTAATCGACCGGATGCTTGAACAGTATAAAAATTTTGGTGATTACGGGCTTCATAAGCTCATTCATCGAGAAAGTGGGGAAGTGATCGGACATGCTGGGCTTGTAGCACAAATTTTTGATGATACCTTTGAAATGGAACTTGGCTATTGGATAAAGCCTAGCTGTTGGCATCAAGGATATGGTTTTGAGGCCGCTCATGCCCTGAAAACTTATGCGGATGAAGAAATGTATTTAGCACGTTATGTGTCTGCCATTCAAGTAGGCAATGAAGGCTCAAAACGTATCGCATTAAAAAATGGTATGCATTTAGAGAAGGTAATCTCAATGGAAGGCAAGCTTGTAGAAATTTATGTAAAAGAAAATGATTATGAAATTGATGATAACGTTTAA
- the tsaA gene encoding tRNA (N6-threonylcarbamoyladenosine(37)-N6)-methyltransferase TrmO has protein sequence MPYTIQPIAFVKNTRKAIEDDHWGSILSTIELCDELNEASLKGIDEFSHIEIIFYFDQVKDHQIQYEARHPRNNKQYPEVGIFAQRGKNRPNKLGVTIVELVAIQQRAIIVKGLDAIDGTPIIDIKPVMKEFLPKEKIKQPKWSISLMENYW, from the coding sequence ATGCCGTATACAATACAGCCGATCGCATTTGTAAAAAATACGCGAAAAGCTATCGAGGATGATCATTGGGGCTCAATTTTATCAACAATTGAGCTATGTGATGAGCTCAATGAAGCTTCTTTAAAGGGAATTGACGAATTTTCTCACATAGAAATTATTTTTTACTTTGATCAAGTAAAAGATCATCAAATACAATATGAAGCAAGACATCCACGAAATAATAAGCAATATCCTGAGGTTGGCATATTTGCACAACGAGGCAAAAATAGACCAAATAAATTAGGCGTAACGATTGTGGAACTTGTTGCGATTCAACAAAGAGCAATAATTGTAAAAGGATTAGACGCAATCGATGGTACACCTATTATTGATATTAAACCTGTTATGAAAGAGTTCTTGCCAAAAGAGAAAATTAAGCAACCGAAATGGTCAATTTCTTTAATGGAAAATTACTGGTGA